The Cronobacter sakazakii genome has a window encoding:
- a CDS encoding c-type cytochrome, with protein MKRITLLALSLWAAHAGAQAMSRGEYVARAGDCMACHTAADGAPLAGGLKFATPLGDIYSTNITPDKTHGIGSYSYDEFARAMREGIAKDGHHLYPAMPYPSYAKMSDDDLRALYDYLMKEVKPQATANRESDIPWPLSIRWPLGIWNSLFVDDKPFTPRADKSAAWNRGAYLVQGPGHCGACHTPRGVGMQEKAFDERDEQFLAGEELNGWYAPSLRGLKMSEEDLAVLLRDGRSKHAALSGPMDEVVTNSTQYLTDDDNRAIANYLLSLPGSEPVKGDAPKVAKAEMENGHQLYARYCATCHASNGEGAEYAIPALKDNLTVNAGNPLTLLRVVLEGGKTAVTQNHLPYSMPGYGWALSDQDAADVTNYIRGSFGNHAAPVSPAQVKEAREQQHNE; from the coding sequence ATGAAACGTATCACGTTACTGGCGTTAAGCCTGTGGGCGGCGCACGCGGGCGCGCAGGCGATGTCACGCGGCGAATATGTGGCGCGCGCGGGCGACTGCATGGCCTGCCATACGGCCGCGGACGGCGCGCCGCTCGCGGGCGGGCTGAAATTCGCCACACCGCTTGGCGATATTTACTCCACCAACATCACGCCGGATAAAACCCACGGAATCGGCAGCTACAGCTACGACGAGTTCGCTCGCGCCATGCGCGAAGGTATCGCGAAAGATGGCCATCATCTCTACCCGGCGATGCCGTATCCGTCCTATGCGAAAATGAGCGATGACGACCTGCGCGCGCTCTATGACTATCTGATGAAAGAGGTCAAACCGCAGGCCACAGCCAACCGCGAGAGCGACATTCCGTGGCCGCTCTCGATACGCTGGCCGCTTGGCATCTGGAATAGCCTGTTTGTGGACGATAAACCGTTTACGCCGCGCGCGGATAAAAGCGCGGCCTGGAACCGCGGCGCGTATCTGGTGCAGGGGCCGGGCCACTGCGGCGCATGCCATACGCCGCGCGGCGTGGGGATGCAGGAGAAAGCTTTCGACGAGCGTGATGAGCAGTTCCTCGCGGGCGAGGAACTTAACGGCTGGTACGCGCCGTCGCTGCGCGGGCTGAAAATGTCCGAAGAGGATCTCGCCGTGCTGCTGCGCGACGGGCGCAGCAAGCACGCGGCGCTGAGCGGGCCTATGGATGAGGTCGTCACCAACAGCACGCAGTACCTGACGGATGACGATAACCGCGCCATCGCGAATTATCTGTTAAGCCTGCCGGGCAGCGAGCCGGTGAAAGGCGACGCGCCGAAGGTGGCGAAAGCGGAAATGGAGAACGGTCATCAGCTCTATGCCCGCTACTGCGCCACCTGTCACGCCAGCAACGGCGAGGGCGCGGAGTACGCGATTCCGGCGCTGAAGGACAATCTCACCGTGAACGCCGGGAACCCGCTGACGCTACTGCGCGTGGTGCTGGAGGGCGGTAAAACGGCGGTGACGCAAAATCATCTGCCGTACAGTATGCCGGGTTACGGCTGGGCGCTCAGCGATCAGGACGCGGCGGATGTCACCAACTACATTCGCGGCAGTTTCGGCAACCATGCCGCACCCGTCTCGCCCGCGCAGGTGAAAGAGGCCCGCGAGCAACAGCACAACGAGTAA